A stretch of the Papaver somniferum cultivar HN1 chromosome 6, ASM357369v1, whole genome shotgun sequence genome encodes the following:
- the LOC113285877 gene encoding F-box protein At3g07870-like — protein MGNFNMLPVDIIFNILSRLPAELVSDCKLVSKSRNRVINYQSLSESHFNRFLNNLDSAGKHTFLLVNNNPVYAYRQFHYLEFYDDENSSSEKPSHRVTRMRLNPDPFRYYNFTGSCNGLVCLNGGHDNEWVIYEPVYICNPITRECVYLPGIGRTDDRAGRLLTGFGYVSETNEYKVVRMCELLKEPNFLHVEVYTLGSGEGWRNIGKKFDKSPGLFDSRNGVFVNGALYWVLVDGIIVAFDLVTESFVELPRSFPFGWYFTLGVFGGYLSADHYDQDSKTTDILLLKEKEDGSLGWIKEFSLSNTDTREIEDSLALTCRSTVLCHSKTKVLIHDLNSSSSKVLVDFGKDKAIFQAIPHMNTLVSLKALGEENTITMEWVDVPREVVEEYSTGYNRRVQMCIQQ, from the coding sequence ATGGGGAACTTCAATATGCTTCCAGTagatatcatcttcaacatcttaTCACGTTTACCAGCTGAATTAGTTTCAGACTGCAAGTTAGTGTCGAAATCACGGAATCGTGTGATCAATTATCAATCGCTTTCTGAATCTCACTTCAATCGCTTCCTTAACAATCTTGATTCTGCTGGTAAGCATACTTTCCTGTTAGTGAATAACAACCCAGTTTATGCATACAGACAGTTTCATTATTTAGAATTTTATGATGATGAGAATTCTTCTTCAGAGAAACCCAGTCATAGAGTTACTAGAATGAGATTAAACCCTGATCCGTTTAGGTATTACAATTTTACTGGTTCCTGTAATGGTTTAGTTTGTTTAAACGGAGGCCATGATAATGAGTGGGTCATTTATGAACCAGTTTATATCTGTAATCCTATCACCAGAGAATGTGTGTATCTACCGGGAATTGGGAGAACAGATGATCGTGCTGGACGATTGTTGACTGGATTTGGTTATGTTTCTGAGACGAATGAGTACAAGGTCGTTAGAATGTGTGAATTGTTGAAAGAACCCAATTTCTTGCATGTTGAGGTGTACACACTCGGTAGTGGTgaaggatggaggaacatagggAAGAAATTTGACAAAAGTCCGGGTTTGTTTGATTCTAGAAATGGTGTGTTTGTGAATGGAGCTTTGTATTGGGTGCTTGTAGATGGCATCATTGTGGCTTTTGATTTGGTGACTGAAAGTTTTGTCGAATTACCTAGATCTTTTCCCTTTGGTTGGTATTTTACACTTGGGGTTTTCGGGGGTTATTTATCGGCTGACCACTATGATCAAGATTCGAAAACCACTGATATATTGTTACTGAAGGAGAAAGAAGATGGGTCCTTGGGTTGGATTAAAGAGTTCAGTCTAAGCAACACGGATACACGGGAAATTGAAGATTCGCTTGCCCTTACATGTAGGAGTACAGTTCTATGTCACTCAAAGACAAAGGTCCTAATTCATGACctaaattcttcatcttcaaaagtACTTGTGGATTTTGGCAAGGATAAAGCTATATTTCAAGCAATCCCGCATATGAACACCTTGGTTTCATTGAAAGCATTAGGAGAAGAAAACACGATAACAATGGAATGGGTTGACGTGCCAAGAGAGGTTGTTGAAGAATACTCGACCGGATACAATCGGAGAGTTCAAATGTGTATTCAGCAGTAG